In a single window of the Coregonus clupeaformis isolate EN_2021a chromosome 10, ASM2061545v1, whole genome shotgun sequence genome:
- the LOC123491642 gene encoding polypeptide N-acetylgalactosaminyltransferase 1 isoform X1 produces the protein MRRFAYCKVVLATSLVWVMLDMFILLYFSECNKCDDKRERGLPGRDDTVLRPRDGPGEGGKPVVIPKENQEKMKEMFKINQFNLMASEMIAFNRTLPDVRLEGCKNKLYPDDLPRTSVVIVFHNEAWSTLLRTVRSVIDRSPRSLLEEVVLVDDASERDFLKRPLEQYVRRMEVPVRVVRMEQRSGLIRARLKGASLSTGQVITFLDAHCECTIGWLEPLLARIKLDRKTVVCPIIDVISDDTFEYMAGSDMTYGGFNWKLNFRWYPVPQREMDRRKGDRTLPVRTPTMAGGLFSIDRDYFQEIGTYDAGMDIWGGENLEISFRIWQCGGTLEIVTCSHVGHVFRKATPYTFPGGTGQIINKNNRRLAEVWMDEFKNFFYIISPGVTKVDYGDITSRSSLRQKLQCKPFSWYLENVYPDSQIPRHYYSLGEIRNVETNQCLDNMARKENEKVGIFNCHGMGGNQVFSYTANKEIRTDDLCLDVSKLNGPVMMLKCHHLKGNQLWEYDPMKLTLIHVNSNQCLDKASEEDSQVPSVRDCTHTRSQQWLLRNVTLPEIF, from the exons atgcGGAGGTTTGCCTACTGTAAGGTGGTGCTGGCCACCTCCCTGGTGTGGGTGATGTTGGACATGTTCATCCTGCTCTACTTCAGCGAGTGTAACAAGTGTGATGACAAGAGGGAGAGGGGCCTGCCAGGCAGGGacg ATACAGTATTGCGGCCCAGGGATGGTCCAGGAGAAGGAGGTAAACCTGTGGTGATTCCTAAAGAGAACCAGGAGAAGATGAAGGAGATGTTTAAGATCAACCAGTTTAACCTGATGGCTTCTGAGATGATCGCTTTCAACAGAACCCTGCCTGACGTACGCCTGGAGGG CTGTAAGAATAAGCTGTATCCAGACGATCTGCCTCGTACCAGTGTAGTGATCGTGTTCCACAACGAGGCCTGGTCCACTCTGCTGCGGACCGTACGCTCTGTCATAGACCGCTCCCCCAGGTCTCTGTTGGAGGAGGTAGTTCTGGTGGACGACGCTAGTGAGAGAG acttCCTGAAGCGTCCATTGGAGCAGTATGTAAGGAGGATGGAGGTTCCAGTCAGAGTGGTGAGGATGGAACAGAGGTCTGGACTGATCAGAGCTCGACTGAAAGGAGCCTCACTCTCCAccggacag GTGATCACGTTTCTAGACGCTCACTGTGAGTGCACCATTGGGTGGCTGGAACCTCTGCTGGCCCGCATCAAACTCGACAG GAAAACGGTGGTGTGTCCCATCATCGACGTGATCAGTGATGACACGTTTGAGTACATGGCTGGTTCTGACATGACCTACggaggcttcaactggaagctcAACTTCCGCTGGTACCCCGTACCCCAGAGAGAGATGGACCGCCGCAAGGGAGACCGCACTCTGCCTGTCag gaCTCCTACCATGGCCGGTGGGTTGTTCTCTATAGACAGAGATTATTTCCAGGAGATAGGGACGTATGACGCAGGTATGGACATTTGGGGAGGAGAGAACCTGGAGATCTCCTTTAGA ATCTGGCAGTGCGGGGGGACGTTGGAGATCGTGACTTGTTCTCATGTGGGTCACGTGTTCCGGAAGGCCACGCCCTACACGTTTCCAGGGGGAACGGGTCAGATCATCAATAAGAACAACAGACGCCTGGCTGAGGTCTGGATGGACGAGTTCAAAAACTTCTTCTACATCATCTCCCCTG GTGTGACGAAGGTGGACTATGGTGACATCACGTCTCGCTCCTCTCTGAGACAGAAGCTGCAGTGTAAACCTTTCAGCTGGTACCTGGAGAACGTCTATCCTGACTCCCAGATACCACGACACTACTACTCACTGGGAGAG atcCGTAACGTGGAGACTAACCAGTGTCTGGACAACATGGCCCGGAAGGAGAATGAGAAAGTTGGCATCTTCAACTGCCATGGCATGGGAGGAAACCAG GTGTTTAGCTACACGGCCAATAAAGAGATCAGGACAGATGACCTGTGTCTAGACGTGTCCAAACTCAACGGTCCTGTCATGATGCTCAAGTGTCACCACCTCAAAGGAAACCAGCTCTGGGAGTATGACCCCATg AAGTTGACCCTGATCCACGTCAACAGTAACCAGTGTCTGGACAAGGCCAGTGAGGAGGACAGCCAGGTGCCCAGCGTCAGAGACTGCACACACACTCGCTCTCAACAGTGGCTGCTGCGCAACGTCACGCTGCCTGAGATCTTCTGA
- the LOC123491642 gene encoding polypeptide N-acetylgalactosaminyltransferase 1 isoform X2 produces the protein MRRFAYCKVVLATSLVWVMLDMFILLYFSECNKCDDKRERGLPGRDDTVLRPRDGPGEGGKPVVIPKENQEKMKEMFKINQFNLMASEMIAFNRTLPDVRLEGCKNKLYPDDLPRTSVVIVFHNEAWSTLLRTVRSVIDRSPRSLLEEVVLVDDASERDFLKRPLEQYVRRMEVPVRVVRMEQRSGLIRARLKGASLSTGQVITFLDAHCECTIGWLEPLLARIKLDRKTVVCPIIDVISDDTFEYMAGSDMTYGGFNWKLNFRWYPVPQREMDRRKGDRTLPVRTPTMAGGLFSIDRDYFQEIGTYDAGMDIWGGENLEISFRIWQCGGTLEIVTCSHVGHVFRKATPYTFPGGTGQIINKNNRRLAEVWMDEFKNFFYIISPGVTKVDYGDITSRSSLRQKLQCKPFSWYLENVYPDSQIPRHYYSLGEIRNVETNQCLDNMARKENEKVGIFNCHGMGGNQVTRTAMAWEETR, from the exons atgcGGAGGTTTGCCTACTGTAAGGTGGTGCTGGCCACCTCCCTGGTGTGGGTGATGTTGGACATGTTCATCCTGCTCTACTTCAGCGAGTGTAACAAGTGTGATGACAAGAGGGAGAGGGGCCTGCCAGGCAGGGacg ATACAGTATTGCGGCCCAGGGATGGTCCAGGAGAAGGAGGTAAACCTGTGGTGATTCCTAAAGAGAACCAGGAGAAGATGAAGGAGATGTTTAAGATCAACCAGTTTAACCTGATGGCTTCTGAGATGATCGCTTTCAACAGAACCCTGCCTGACGTACGCCTGGAGGG CTGTAAGAATAAGCTGTATCCAGACGATCTGCCTCGTACCAGTGTAGTGATCGTGTTCCACAACGAGGCCTGGTCCACTCTGCTGCGGACCGTACGCTCTGTCATAGACCGCTCCCCCAGGTCTCTGTTGGAGGAGGTAGTTCTGGTGGACGACGCTAGTGAGAGAG acttCCTGAAGCGTCCATTGGAGCAGTATGTAAGGAGGATGGAGGTTCCAGTCAGAGTGGTGAGGATGGAACAGAGGTCTGGACTGATCAGAGCTCGACTGAAAGGAGCCTCACTCTCCAccggacag GTGATCACGTTTCTAGACGCTCACTGTGAGTGCACCATTGGGTGGCTGGAACCTCTGCTGGCCCGCATCAAACTCGACAG GAAAACGGTGGTGTGTCCCATCATCGACGTGATCAGTGATGACACGTTTGAGTACATGGCTGGTTCTGACATGACCTACggaggcttcaactggaagctcAACTTCCGCTGGTACCCCGTACCCCAGAGAGAGATGGACCGCCGCAAGGGAGACCGCACTCTGCCTGTCag gaCTCCTACCATGGCCGGTGGGTTGTTCTCTATAGACAGAGATTATTTCCAGGAGATAGGGACGTATGACGCAGGTATGGACATTTGGGGAGGAGAGAACCTGGAGATCTCCTTTAGA ATCTGGCAGTGCGGGGGGACGTTGGAGATCGTGACTTGTTCTCATGTGGGTCACGTGTTCCGGAAGGCCACGCCCTACACGTTTCCAGGGGGAACGGGTCAGATCATCAATAAGAACAACAGACGCCTGGCTGAGGTCTGGATGGACGAGTTCAAAAACTTCTTCTACATCATCTCCCCTG GTGTGACGAAGGTGGACTATGGTGACATCACGTCTCGCTCCTCTCTGAGACAGAAGCTGCAGTGTAAACCTTTCAGCTGGTACCTGGAGAACGTCTATCCTGACTCCCAGATACCACGACACTACTACTCACTGGGAGAG atcCGTAACGTGGAGACTAACCAGTGTCTGGACAACATGGCCCGGAAGGAGAATGAGAAAGTTGGCATCTTCAACTGCCATGGCATGGGAGGAAACCAGGTAACTAGAACTGCCATGGCATGGGAGGAAACCAGGTAA
- the LOC123491642 gene encoding polypeptide N-acetylgalactosaminyltransferase 1 isoform X3, whose amino-acid sequence MRRFAYCKVVLATSLVWVMLDMFILLYFSECNKCDDKRERGLPGRDDTVLRPRDGPGEGGKPVVIPKENQEKMKEMFKINQFNLMASEMIAFNRTLPDVRLEGCKNKLYPDDLPRTSVVIVFHNEAWSTLLRTVRSVIDRSPRSLLEEVVLVDDASERDFLKRPLEQYVRRMEVPVRVVRMEQRSGLIRARLKGASLSTGQVITFLDAHCECTIGWLEPLLARIKLDRKTVVCPIIDVISDDTFEYMAGSDMTYGGFNWKLNFRWYPVPQREMDRRKGDRTLPVRTPTMAGGLFSIDRDYFQEIGTYDAGMDIWGGENLEISFRIWQCGGTLEIVTCSHVGHVFRKATPYTFPGGTGQIINKNNRRLAEVWMDEFKNFFYIISPGVTKVDYGDITSRSSLRQKLQCKPFSWYLENVYPDSQIPRHYYSLGEIRNVETNQCLDNMARKENEKVGIFNCHGMGGNQVTRTAMAWEETR is encoded by the exons atgcGGAGGTTTGCCTACTGTAAGGTGGTGCTGGCCACCTCCCTGGTGTGGGTGATGTTGGACATGTTCATCCTGCTCTACTTCAGCGAGTGTAACAAGTGTGATGACAAGAGGGAGAGGGGCCTGCCAGGCAGGGacg ATACAGTATTGCGGCCCAGGGATGGTCCAGGAGAAGGAGGTAAACCTGTGGTGATTCCTAAAGAGAACCAGGAGAAGATGAAGGAGATGTTTAAGATCAACCAGTTTAACCTGATGGCTTCTGAGATGATCGCTTTCAACAGAACCCTGCCTGACGTACGCCTGGAGGG CTGTAAGAATAAGCTGTATCCAGACGATCTGCCTCGTACCAGTGTAGTGATCGTGTTCCACAACGAGGCCTGGTCCACTCTGCTGCGGACCGTACGCTCTGTCATAGACCGCTCCCCCAGGTCTCTGTTGGAGGAGGTAGTTCTGGTGGACGACGCTAGTGAGAGAG acttCCTGAAGCGTCCATTGGAGCAGTATGTAAGGAGGATGGAGGTTCCAGTCAGAGTGGTGAGGATGGAACAGAGGTCTGGACTGATCAGAGCTCGACTGAAAGGAGCCTCACTCTCCAccggacag GTGATCACGTTTCTAGACGCTCACTGTGAGTGCACCATTGGGTGGCTGGAACCTCTGCTGGCCCGCATCAAACTCGACAG GAAAACGGTGGTGTGTCCCATCATCGACGTGATCAGTGATGACACGTTTGAGTACATGGCTGGTTCTGACATGACCTACggaggcttcaactggaagctcAACTTCCGCTGGTACCCCGTACCCCAGAGAGAGATGGACCGCCGCAAGGGAGACCGCACTCTGCCTGTCag gaCTCCTACCATGGCCGGTGGGTTGTTCTCTATAGACAGAGATTATTTCCAGGAGATAGGGACGTATGACGCAGGTATGGACATTTGGGGAGGAGAGAACCTGGAGATCTCCTTTAGA ATCTGGCAGTGCGGGGGGACGTTGGAGATCGTGACTTGTTCTCATGTGGGTCACGTGTTCCGGAAGGCCACGCCCTACACGTTTCCAGGGGGAACGGGTCAGATCATCAATAAGAACAACAGACGCCTGGCTGAGGTCTGGATGGACGAGTTCAAAAACTTCTTCTACATCATCTCCCCTG GTGTGACGAAGGTGGACTATGGTGACATCACGTCTCGCTCCTCTCTGAGACAGAAGCTGCAGTGTAAACCTTTCAGCTGGTACCTGGAGAACGTCTATCCTGACTCCCAGATACCACGACACTACTACTCACTGGGAGAG atcCGTAACGTGGAGACTAACCAGTGTCTGGACAACATGGCCCGGAAGGAGAATGAGAAAGTTGGCATCTTCAACTGCCATGGCATGGGAGGAAACCAGGTAACTAGAACTGCCATGGCATGGGAG GAAACCAGGTAA